Proteins encoded together in one Bacillota bacterium window:
- the mutL gene encoding DNA mismatch repair endonuclease MutL — translation MARIRVLDVETVSRIAAGEVVERPAAVVKELVENALDAGARVVHIDIAAGGLERITVTDDGCGMEPADAELALQRHATSKIRAAADLETVRTLGFRGEALPSIAAVSRLTIQTRPAELPAGTVLTTEGGRSLSTGVFGGAPGTVVTVGDLFFNTPGRRKFIRSAAHEGALISEMVDRLALSRPDVAFRLTANGRRVLATSGSGDLLDAVGAVFGTAVAREMVPVRLADQGLGVWGCVGRSGVSRSSRRHQVFFVNGRYIRSAYLGTAAEEALHGVMPAGRHAVLVLHLSVAPELVDINVHPAKHEVRFSRPRDVYLLVQRAVREALRPEMPVRGSGCAPPASAGFSGMEAEYRIPLQMTLQSREAQLREESTGYPEFPELEPLGFLPPAYILAGGADGLYVLDQHAAHERVLFERYLRALEQSAGRQLVVPVAAEIREREAQILEEYGSFLRPAGFEVDPFGEGAWVIRTVPSFLRPGVETALLNDILDRLALERPVDTDAFRRVVAAVLACHRAVRGGDKPSGPEAAALLADLGRCTEPYSCPHGRPTFIRLGFSELARRFRRE, via the coding sequence TTGGCGCGGATTAGGGTTTTGGACGTTGAGACCGTCTCCCGGATCGCCGCCGGCGAGGTGGTGGAGCGGCCGGCGGCGGTGGTCAAGGAATTGGTGGAAAACGCACTTGATGCCGGGGCCCGCGTGGTGCACATCGACATCGCCGCCGGCGGCCTGGAGCGGATCACGGTCACCGACGACGGGTGCGGGATGGAACCGGCCGACGCCGAACTGGCCCTCCAGCGGCACGCCACCAGCAAAATCCGCGCTGCGGCCGACCTGGAGACCGTCCGGACTTTGGGTTTCCGGGGGGAGGCCCTGCCCAGCATCGCGGCCGTTTCCCGCTTGACGATTCAAACCCGCCCGGCGGAACTGCCCGCCGGAACTGTCCTGACCACTGAGGGCGGGCGGTCGCTTTCCACCGGTGTATTCGGTGGTGCTCCCGGCACGGTGGTTACCGTCGGCGATCTTTTCTTCAATACCCCGGGCCGCAGAAAATTCATCCGGAGTGCCGCCCACGAGGGAGCGCTGATTTCGGAGATGGTGGACCGCCTGGCCCTGTCGCGGCCCGACGTTGCTTTCCGCCTGACCGCGAACGGCCGCCGGGTGCTGGCGACTTCCGGTTCCGGCGACCTTTTGGACGCGGTCGGCGCGGTGTTCGGGACCGCGGTGGCCCGGGAGATGGTCCCGGTAAGGCTTGCGGATCAGGGGCTCGGGGTGTGGGGTTGCGTGGGCCGTTCCGGGGTGTCGCGGAGCAGCAGGCGGCACCAGGTGTTCTTCGTGAACGGCCGGTACATCCGCAGCGCCTATCTGGGAACGGCGGCCGAAGAGGCGCTGCACGGCGTGATGCCGGCGGGCCGGCACGCGGTATTGGTGTTGCACCTGTCGGTCGCGCCCGAACTGGTGGACATCAACGTTCACCCGGCGAAGCACGAAGTCCGCTTCAGTCGGCCCCGGGACGTGTATCTTTTGGTGCAGCGGGCGGTGCGCGAGGCCCTGCGTCCGGAAATGCCGGTCCGGGGAAGCGGTTGCGCACCGCCGGCCTCCGCCGGTTTTTCCGGTATGGAGGCCGAGTACCGGATACCGTTGCAGATGACGCTCCAGAGCAGGGAAGCCCAACTGCGCGAGGAAAGCACCGGCTACCCGGAATTCCCGGAACTGGAGCCCCTGGGCTTTCTGCCGCCCGCCTACATCCTGGCCGGAGGGGCCGACGGCCTTTACGTCTTGGATCAGCACGCGGCGCACGAGCGGGTCCTGTTCGAGCGGTACTTGCGCGCGCTGGAGCAGTCCGCCGGGAGGCAGCTTGTGGTCCCGGTGGCGGCGGAAATACGGGAACGTGAGGCGCAAATCCTTGAAGAGTACGGCTCCTTCCTGCGGCCGGCCGGTTTTGAGGTCGACCCGTTCGGGGAAGGCGCCTGGGTGATCCGGACGGTGCCTTCCTTCCTGCGGCCGGGTGTGGAAACCGCCCTGCTCAACGACATTCTGGACCGGCTGGCCCTGGAACGGCCGGTGGACACGGATGCTTTCCGCCGGGTGGTGGCGGCGGTCCTGGCCTGCCACCGGGCGGTCCGCGGCGGGGACAAGCCGTCCGGCCCGGAGGCGGCCGCGCTGCTGGCGGACCTTGGGCGCTGTACCGAACCTTACTCGTGCCCGCACGGCCGTCCCACCTTCATCAGGCTTGGTTTTTCGGAACTTGCGCGGCGGTTTCGGCGCGAATGA